The following coding sequences lie in one Synechococcus sp. PCC 7336 genomic window:
- a CDS encoding Ppx/GppA phosphatase family protein, whose translation MVTDTSLVSLPTLTTLTIQEQRVMAAIDVGTNSIHTLIVKVDPAIPSFMTIAKDKATIRLGETDPETGCLTPEAMQRGFDALERSRALAQSYRAEAIVAVATSAVREAPNGHVFLERVLRELGIEIDLISGREEARRIYLGVLSAVALNDRPHVIIDIGGGSTELILGTGEEPLFLRSLKLGAVRLTQQFISGDPPSSKDFHHLQGYVRGKAELPAEGIRDLLHKLAPGEPVRVIGTSGTIEALAMVSGYMHEGPPASLQGYSFELDDLRKAIAQMRKMTVAERSKMPGLSERRAEIIVAGAAVLLEILERLGASEISVCERALREGLIVDWMLNHDLIEDRLQYQSQVRQRHIYRLAKKYRVDILFAERVADLALSLFDQMGRAKLHQWGARARELLWAAAILHSCGHFVSHSAHHKHTYYLIRNGELLGFTEEEIETIANLARYHRKSTPKKRHEGFQNLPDDNHRQMVSELSPLLRLATALHRRPTPAILSVDVEVDDRAKEVDLRLTPIRSNDDCSLELWALDFKKSVFEQQFGYRLSATLLKKRSR comes from the coding sequence ATGGTTACCGACACGAGCTTGGTTAGCTTGCCGACATTGACGACTCTCACCATTCAAGAGCAGCGGGTGATGGCGGCGATCGATGTGGGCACCAACTCCATCCATACCCTCATCGTTAAAGTCGATCCCGCGATTCCCAGCTTTATGACGATTGCCAAAGACAAGGCCACCATCAGACTGGGGGAAACAGACCCAGAAACGGGATGCCTGACCCCAGAAGCTATGCAACGGGGATTTGACGCCCTAGAGCGATCTCGAGCATTAGCCCAGTCTTATCGAGCTGAGGCGATCGTGGCGGTGGCCACCAGTGCCGTTCGGGAGGCCCCCAACGGTCACGTCTTTCTAGAACGAGTGCTGCGGGAGCTGGGCATCGAGATCGACCTGATCTCCGGTCGAGAAGAAGCTCGACGCATTTATTTGGGAGTCTTGTCTGCTGTTGCCTTAAACGATCGCCCCCACGTCATCATCGATATTGGTGGTGGCTCGACCGAACTCATTCTCGGCACGGGGGAAGAGCCCCTCTTCCTGCGCAGCCTCAAGCTGGGGGCAGTGCGCCTGACGCAGCAATTTATCTCTGGCGATCCTCCTAGCAGTAAAGACTTCCATCACTTGCAAGGATATGTCCGAGGCAAAGCAGAGCTGCCAGCGGAAGGGATTCGCGACCTGCTCCACAAACTTGCGCCCGGAGAACCCGTCCGCGTTATTGGTACCTCGGGCACGATCGAAGCCTTGGCGATGGTGAGCGGATACATGCACGAGGGGCCCCCCGCCAGCTTGCAAGGTTACAGTTTTGAGCTTGACGACCTGCGTAAAGCGATCGCCCAAATGCGCAAGATGACTGTGGCAGAACGGAGTAAGATGCCCGGATTGAGCGAACGTCGGGCAGAAATTATTGTGGCCGGTGCGGCGGTGCTCCTGGAGATTTTGGAACGGCTCGGAGCTAGCGAAATCTCTGTCTGCGAGCGGGCCTTGCGGGAAGGGCTGATTGTGGACTGGATGTTGAACCACGATCTGATCGAAGATCGCCTGCAATACCAAAGTCAGGTGCGACAGCGGCACATCTACCGGTTGGCTAAAAAATATCGGGTCGATATTCTGTTTGCCGAACGGGTGGCCGATCTCGCCCTCAGTCTGTTCGACCAGATGGGTCGGGCTAAACTGCACCAGTGGGGCGCTCGCGCTCGGGAGCTATTGTGGGCGGCTGCCATATTGCACAGTTGCGGCCATTTCGTCAGCCATTCGGCCCACCACAAACATACCTACTACCTGATTCGGAACGGCGAACTCTTGGGGTTTACCGAAGAGGAAATCGAGACCATCGCCAATTTGGCCCGCTACCATCGCAAATCTACTCCCAAGAAGAGGCACGAAGGGTTTCAAAATTTGCCCGATGACAACCATCGCCAGATGGTCTCCGAACTGAGTCCTCTATTGCGTCTTGCCACCGCCCTGCACCGTCGCCCCACCCCTGCCATTCTGTCGGTGGATGTCGAGGTGGACGATCGCGCAAAGGAGGTGGACCTACGACTGACTCCCATTCGCTCGAACGACGATTGCAGCTTGGAATTATGGGCCTTGGATTTTAAAAAGTCGGTTTTCGAACAACAATTTGGCTATCGTTTATCCGCCACCCTCTTAAAGAAGCGATCTCGATAA
- a CDS encoding Uma2 family endonuclease, which yields MVVTRPVSQIELEPGSKIRIPNITWPEFEAILAELGDRRNIRMAYSHNTLELMSPLPAHERPNRMIGYIATALLDAQERDWEDFGATTFKRRDMAVGLEPDTCFYIDNAARVRDCDRINLDIDPPPDLAIETDVTSITTLEAYVGLQVPEVWIYANRKLAIYVLEDNRYIETNCSPTFGNLAIADWIPALVERALQVGSAKVLRQLRQQVSQMDWARQPRLPDWED from the coding sequence ATGGTTGTGACTAGACCCGTCAGTCAGATCGAGCTGGAGCCAGGGAGCAAAATTCGCATCCCCAATATCACTTGGCCGGAGTTCGAGGCCATCTTGGCCGAGCTGGGAGATCGTCGCAACATCCGCATGGCCTATAGCCACAACACCCTAGAACTGATGTCTCCCCTCCCAGCCCACGAACGCCCCAACCGCATGATTGGATATATTGCAACCGCACTGTTAGATGCCCAGGAACGGGATTGGGAGGATTTCGGCGCAACTACATTCAAGCGCAGAGATATGGCTGTGGGGCTAGAGCCCGATACCTGTTTTTATATTGACAACGCTGCCAGAGTTCGAGACTGCGATCGCATCAATCTCGATATCGATCCTCCTCCCGATCTCGCGATCGAAACTGATGTAACCTCCATCACCACACTAGAGGCCTACGTGGGGCTACAGGTTCCTGAAGTGTGGATTTACGCGAATCGAAAGCTGGCGATCTACGTTCTCGAAGACAATCGCTATATTGAGACAAACTGCAGTCCCACATTTGGCAACCTTGCGATCGCAGACTGGATTCCTGCGTTAGTGGAACGGGCCTTGCAGGTGGGCAGTGCCAAGGTTCTCAGACAACTCAGGCAACAAGTGAGCCAAATGGATTGGGCGCGTCAGCCTCGCCTGCCCGATTGGGAAGATTAG
- a CDS encoding DUF1997 domain-containing protein, whose product MRYSFRAEQQTAVHLAGTRSQVRAFLSNPSNLVDALLESDRVKQLDDRHFQVSMAPIQALGTQIQPVVELQIFTDPSSRVNLSAVGCCIRGNDWVDRNFDLEFEGSLSPDLKVSTANRIRLAGNANLRVHIGVPPLLQFTPQAIVRTVGNTITRSVLTAIERSLCRQLPVSFEQWQQRVEIAENVEISTLDRGETASPPVSRKAS is encoded by the coding sequence GTGCGCTACTCCTTTCGGGCCGAACAACAAACGGCAGTTCATTTAGCCGGAACGCGATCGCAAGTGCGTGCGTTTTTGAGCAACCCCAGCAATTTGGTGGATGCATTGCTCGAAAGCGATCGCGTCAAACAGCTCGACGATCGCCACTTTCAGGTTTCGATGGCTCCCATTCAGGCACTCGGCACGCAAATTCAGCCGGTGGTCGAGTTACAAATCTTCACAGACCCATCCTCGCGGGTGAATTTATCGGCGGTGGGCTGTTGCATTCGAGGCAATGATTGGGTCGATCGCAATTTCGATTTGGAGTTTGAGGGAAGCTTGAGTCCCGATTTAAAGGTCAGCACCGCCAATCGCATTCGGCTGGCAGGCAATGCCAACCTCAGGGTTCACATTGGCGTCCCCCCTTTGCTGCAGTTCACTCCCCAAGCAATCGTGCGCACGGTGGGCAATACGATTACCCGCAGCGTGTTGACGGCGATCGAGCGATCGCTGTGTCGGCAATTGCCTGTCAGTTTCGAGCAGTGGCAACAGCGGGTGGAGATTGCCGAAAACGTTGAGATTTCTACTTTAGATCGAGGCGAAACGGCGAGCCCCCCCGTGTCGCGCAAGGCCAGTTAG
- a CDS encoding translocation/assembly module TamB domain-containing protein — translation MKRWHKAVGAAGKLLSNGCQIVRQHGGRLSCLGAGGLVGVSAVCVGGSLGARSYVERTVVPQVEQALETSLQRQVALGELQWVLPWQVTVGESQIENLASIRSIDIRVDVWRWLWRRELAIALQLNQPNILIAESLDRGWMDFDLDLNGAEQGLPLSEVAIEVEGGQVTLLSLGGNSYPFDRLRARVLLPLGEPKDPAISLDVDAKFEGRPVGIDGDVRLQSREVQLTLKGDRLPVTLLSVLPIEHVFQLHGGTAQFNVEIGWQPGQPFDLGGWVDVANASFSVTSVPQWLQSIDGRLNFSDRQTLSLQAVTGRYGQVPFAASGTVTIPQPLTPQQIETQLAAAEFHLQGHSDRLTLSQLQNTFALELPFPVAGSLEGEAELTGPVVNPRLSGHFKQRSPASIDRLSVATYRGNFAVEGDAVAFTDMVGQLEGGGTVRARGTIPLSTSQPARFPFQLTGIDIGSVAASYELPELPKSLGTLASQGILTVADQPAIAADWQARGGEIEGTGRLDWQNDTTTIPQAELELAGGTATLSAVVMPLTGEGRAFSARVMPQGVALDFFVPEQPGTVRGDFSLRGSSARLDLAGLELEGTMELPDGIDRLAGAVSARVAWDGSTLAVSDGLWLEAVTVEGTIPFDAQTQQVGAIDLALSAQNLPLASLPLFPAGFPLEGTASLQGKATGRPDELQWVGQLGLENLQAAGLQFASLQGPLQWQPGSAGVLLDLRDSRAPADESGDRIALQLDADWAPQSFVLRRGITTAAGQRNGDRFDATLNRFPLGLLNGVMLEGWGGTLDSQFVVDLAARTVVGSASANHPSWRGIQANRLEGEFTFADGTLAIANGQMGLLDSLYTLNGSVRLPADGEVVIRSGRRQQLADIPLQVDLAIATENGKVENVLTALRWQEWTDAISGLPSADLGSASSLVVPGIELAARSLLERLESYTAIASQHAARLAALENRQIPDLSQLQGDFQGTVRMTGSLDNPAIQFDLNGQEWHLAEFQLDRLAARGRYRQGELELNAFNARAADRVVSLEGQFGDDRQQGYLTVRNFPLALANRFFPGDYSFSGELDAVANISGTLANPAASGQFDLESVEIDNKSIHAAGGRFEYRQGMLHLDGAIVASADFPIADPTASHIAAAADVPIAIPSPPAVTAIGTLPAPLPFTDIEPVSQEISLAISARDEQLGLVNFFTDAIAWQSGRGELDIRVGGTLQDPTVRGKLELDDATVALSALPEPIQHLQAAIAFNSNRLNVQSFSGSLSDGRVSASGLLAINRHGALQVHEAPLSVTLEQLELDLPDLYKGEVNGLLAIGGTLTAPELGGEITLRDGTISIPSGSNRSEEPALPWTPRFNQLALTLDDRVQVARIPLFAFSARGDLILNGTPDDVQPEGTIDIRQGYVNLGITNLRVDRGRTNTVVFDRAGGIDPLLDLRVFTEVREMQERVVTRSLGSSDTSVPNNLTEQDTIQIRADLQGRASELAGNDAANRNIIQLSSSPNRTPDEIVALLGGASLGGIGQGGIAGFALSTFVFGAQNAIGNLIGLDELRVAPFTGESGSLEVGLEAAKDLGAGVSVSVQQSLTDTQEALRFNTRFRLNDRLLLRSGTDFEGNDRLSLEFETKF, via the coding sequence TTGAAGCGATGGCATAAAGCAGTGGGGGCGGCGGGCAAATTGCTATCCAATGGCTGCCAGATTGTTCGACAGCATGGGGGGCGTTTGTCCTGCCTCGGTGCGGGGGGCTTGGTGGGGGTGAGCGCAGTCTGCGTGGGGGGCTCGCTTGGGGCTCGCTCCTACGTGGAGCGTACGGTCGTGCCTCAGGTGGAGCAAGCACTGGAGACTTCGCTGCAGCGGCAGGTTGCTCTGGGGGAGCTGCAGTGGGTTTTGCCTTGGCAGGTGACTGTCGGAGAAAGCCAAATCGAAAATTTGGCCTCGATTCGCAGTATCGACATTCGGGTAGATGTCTGGCGCTGGCTGTGGCGGCGGGAATTGGCGATCGCCCTACAACTCAATCAGCCCAATATCCTCATTGCGGAAAGCCTCGATCGCGGTTGGATGGATTTCGATCTCGATCTAAACGGAGCGGAGCAGGGGCTGCCTCTCTCTGAAGTGGCTATTGAGGTCGAGGGAGGACAGGTAACCTTGCTGTCGCTGGGGGGGAACTCCTATCCGTTCGATCGCCTTCGCGCGCGGGTATTGCTGCCCTTAGGGGAGCCTAAAGATCCTGCGATCTCGTTGGATGTTGACGCGAAATTCGAGGGTCGCCCAGTGGGAATAGACGGTGACGTTCGCCTGCAATCTCGCGAAGTCCAGCTAACGCTAAAGGGCGATCGCTTGCCCGTTACGCTGCTTTCAGTCTTGCCGATCGAGCATGTCTTCCAACTGCATGGGGGAACCGCTCAGTTCAATGTAGAGATCGGTTGGCAGCCCGGACAGCCCTTTGATTTGGGCGGCTGGGTGGATGTAGCAAACGCGAGCTTTTCGGTCACTTCAGTCCCGCAATGGTTGCAATCGATCGATGGCCGCTTAAACTTTAGCGATCGCCAGACTCTCTCCTTGCAAGCGGTTACCGGTCGGTACGGCCAGGTTCCCTTTGCCGCCAGCGGCACCGTCACAATCCCCCAACCTCTGACGCCCCAACAGATCGAAACTCAGTTGGCCGCAGCAGAATTTCACCTACAGGGCCATTCCGATCGCCTTACACTATCGCAATTGCAGAATACCTTCGCTTTGGAGCTACCTTTCCCGGTGGCAGGCTCTTTGGAGGGCGAGGCCGAGCTGACCGGTCCTGTCGTCAATCCGAGGTTATCCGGTCATTTCAAGCAGCGATCGCCTGCCAGCATCGATCGTCTTTCTGTCGCCACCTACAGGGGTAACTTTGCGGTCGAGGGCGACGCTGTTGCCTTTACCGACATGGTGGGGCAGTTAGAGGGGGGAGGCACAGTTCGAGCCAGGGGCACGATACCGCTCTCGACCTCGCAACCCGCCCGTTTCCCCTTTCAACTGACCGGCATAGATATCGGGTCTGTGGCGGCGAGCTACGAGTTGCCAGAGTTGCCAAAGTCCCTCGGGACACTTGCGTCGCAAGGAATACTGACCGTCGCCGACCAACCGGCGATCGCGGCAGACTGGCAGGCACGCGGCGGCGAGATCGAAGGGACGGGGCGTCTGGACTGGCAGAACGACACCACTACAATTCCGCAGGCGGAGCTGGAATTGGCAGGAGGAACAGCGACGCTGTCGGCGGTGGTGATGCCGCTGACCGGGGAGGGGCGGGCCTTCAGCGCTCGGGTGATGCCGCAGGGGGTGGCTCTCGACTTCTTTGTACCGGAGCAGCCGGGAACTGTGCGGGGCGATTTCAGCCTGCGCGGGTCCAGCGCTCGGCTCGATTTAGCCGGCCTAGAACTGGAAGGGACGATGGAACTGCCAGATGGCATCGATCGCCTTGCCGGTGCCGTCTCCGCCCGAGTGGCCTGGGATGGTTCCACCCTCGCGGTGTCGGACGGTCTCTGGTTGGAGGCTGTTACGGTTGAGGGGACGATTCCCTTCGATGCCCAAACGCAACAAGTCGGGGCGATCGATCTCGCCCTCTCCGCGCAGAATTTGCCACTGGCCAGCCTGCCCCTATTCCCGGCAGGATTTCCGCTAGAAGGAACCGCAAGCTTGCAAGGCAAAGCTACAGGCAGGCCGGATGAACTGCAGTGGGTGGGGCAGCTCGGTCTGGAGAATTTGCAAGCGGCGGGGTTGCAGTTTGCGTCGCTGCAGGGGCCATTGCAATGGCAACCGGGTAGCGCAGGCGTGCTGTTGGACCTACGTGACAGTCGAGCCCCTGCAGACGAGAGTGGCGATCGGATTGCGCTACAGTTGGATGCTGACTGGGCACCTCAGTCGTTTGTGTTGCGGCGGGGGATAACGACTGCCGCAGGGCAACGCAATGGCGATCGGTTTGACGCGACCCTGAATCGCTTTCCCCTCGGGCTCCTGAATGGGGTGATGCTAGAAGGCTGGGGGGGCACCCTCGACAGTCAGTTTGTGGTGGATTTGGCAGCCAGAACGGTGGTGGGGAGTGCTAGTGCCAACCATCCCAGTTGGCGAGGCATTCAGGCCAATCGCCTGGAGGGCGAGTTTACCTTTGCCGACGGGACGCTGGCGATCGCCAACGGTCAGATGGGCTTGCTGGATAGTCTGTATACCCTCAATGGTTCTGTCCGTCTGCCCGCCGACGGTGAAGTTGTCATCCGCAGCGGTCGCCGACAGCAATTGGCCGATATCCCGCTGCAGGTGGATCTCGCCATTGCGACTGAGAATGGCAAGGTAGAGAATGTCTTAACCGCCTTGCGCTGGCAGGAGTGGACGGATGCGATCTCCGGTTTACCCAGTGCCGACTTGGGGTCTGCCAGCTCGTTAGTCGTCCCCGGAATCGAGCTAGCCGCGAGATCGCTGCTCGAGCGTCTCGAATCTTATACCGCGATCGCCAGCCAACATGCTGCTCGCCTCGCCGCTCTAGAGAATCGACAAATTCCCGATCTGTCTCAATTGCAGGGAGATTTTCAGGGCACCGTCCGCATGACAGGCTCTCTCGACAACCCTGCCATCCAATTCGATCTGAACGGACAAGAGTGGCACTTAGCCGAGTTTCAGCTAGACCGCCTTGCCGCCCGAGGGCGCTACCGACAAGGGGAACTGGAGCTGAACGCTTTCAATGCCCGTGCTGCCGATCGGGTGGTCTCTCTAGAGGGTCAATTTGGCGACGATCGCCAACAGGGATATTTAACGGTACGCAATTTCCCCCTCGCGCTGGCGAATCGTTTCTTCCCAGGCGATTACAGCTTCAGTGGCGAACTGGACGCCGTCGCCAATATTAGTGGCACCCTCGCCAATCCGGCTGCCAGCGGTCAATTTGACCTAGAAAGTGTGGAGATCGACAACAAATCCATCCACGCTGCAGGGGGCAGGTTTGAATACCGCCAAGGCATGTTGCATCTCGATGGAGCGATCGTCGCGTCGGCAGACTTTCCCATTGCCGATCCGACCGCCAGCCACATTGCAGCGGCTGCAGACGTTCCCATCGCCATCCCCTCCCCCCCTGCAGTCACCGCGATCGGAACTCTGCCCGCCCCTCTGCCCTTTACAGATATCGAACCCGTCTCGCAGGAAATTTCCCTTGCCATCTCGGCCCGCGACGAACAGTTGGGGTTGGTCAATTTCTTCACGGACGCGATCGCTTGGCAATCGGGACGGGGAGAGTTAGATATCCGGGTGGGAGGCACCCTGCAAGACCCCACCGTGCGGGGCAAACTCGAACTGGATGATGCCACTGTGGCCCTCAGCGCCCTGCCCGAGCCCATTCAGCACTTGCAAGCGGCGATCGCGTTTAACTCCAATCGCCTCAACGTGCAATCCTTCAGCGGCAGTTTGAGCGACGGCCGAGTGTCTGCCAGCGGTCTGCTCGCCATCAATCGACACGGCGCCTTACAAGTCCACGAAGCCCCCCTATCCGTCACTTTGGAGCAACTCGAGCTGGACCTACCGGACCTATATAAAGGAGAGGTGAATGGCCTGCTGGCGATTGGCGGCACCCTAACCGCGCCAGAACTGGGCGGTGAAATTACCCTCCGCGACGGTACCATTTCAATTCCATCGGGCTCGAATCGCTCCGAAGAGCCAGCCCTACCCTGGACCCCTCGCTTCAACCAGTTAGCCCTGACCTTGGACGATCGGGTTCAGGTGGCCCGCATTCCACTATTTGCCTTCAGTGCTCGTGGAGACTTAATTCTGAATGGCACCCCGGACGACGTGCAGCCGGAAGGAACGATTGATATTCGGCAGGGGTATGTCAACTTAGGCATTACTAACCTGCGGGTCGATCGCGGTCGCACCAACACCGTTGTTTTCGATCGTGCTGGAGGCATCGATCCTTTGCTCGATCTGCGGGTCTTCACCGAAGTGCGGGAAATGCAGGAACGGGTGGTGACGCGATCGCTCGGCAGCAGCGATACTAGCGTTCCCAATAATTTGACCGAACAGGACACCATTCAAATCCGGGCCGATCTTCAGGGGCGAGCCAGCGAACTCGCTGGCAACGATGCTGCTAACCGCAACATCATTCAACTGAGTAGCTCCCCCAATCGCACTCCCGACGAAATTGTCGCCTTGCTGGGCGGAGCCAGTTTGGGGGGCATCGGTCAGGGCGGTATTGCGGGTTTTGCTCTCTCTACCTTTGTGTTTGGGGCCCAGAATGCGATAGGCAACCTGATTGGTCTCGACGAGCTGCGGGTGGCTCCGTTTACGGGGGAAAGCGGCAGTTTGGAGGTGGGGTTAGAAGCAGCTAAGGATTTGGGGGCGGGGGTGTCTGTTTCAGTTCAGCAGAGTCTCACCGACACGCAAGAAGCGCTGCGGTTCAATACGAGATTCCGCCTCAACGATCGCCTGCTGCTGCGATCGGGGACGGATTTTGAGGGTAACGATCGCCTGTCGTTGGAGTTCGAGACGAAGTTTTGA